Genomic segment of Candidatus Cloacimonadota bacterium:
GCCGGCACGCGAGATCGACTTCATTGTGGAGTACGATCCGCAATATCTTGAGACGCTGTTTTTAGCGTTAAGGGGTGATAGAGACTGGCAAATCAAGTTCCGGAGACGTTGATTAATTTTAGAGTTTACCTCGACGGCACGGATTTAATAGGAGTTGCCGACGTGGAGCTTCCAAGCGTGGAGGCAATGACGGAGACGGTGAAGGGTGCTGGCTTAGCCGGTGAGATAGACAGTCCTACACTTGGCCATTTCGGCAGCATGACTTGTACGCTCAACTGGCGGACTGTTGAGAAACCCACGCTTGAGCTGGCAGCCCAGAAGGCACATAACCTTGATCTAAGGGGTGCAAGCCAGATTTACGATGCCGGGGCTGGCCAATATTTCGTTAGACCGGTAAGGGTAGTGCTGCGTGCGATTCCAAAAACGTCAGTCAATTTGGGGAATTTGGATGTTGGCGTAACGGCAGGCGCATCAAACGTATTTGAAGTTGTATATCTTAAAGTTGATGTTGGTGGGTCTACATTGATTGAAATAGATAAATTTAATTACATTTGCAAGATTAATGGTATAGATTACCTATTACAAGTCAAAGCTGCCCTTGGTATCGAGTAGGAGATATGGCATGAAAATAAAACTTAGTAAGCCAATTATGATTAATGGAACAGAAGTAAAAGAGATAAATATTGATTTCGATAAACTAACTGGCAATGACATCATCAATGCATCAAGAGAGGCACAACTTTTAGGCGAAAATATTGTCGTTCCAGAATTTTCTAAGCAATATCTTGCAATCGTTGCAGCTAAAGCAAGCGGTATAAACGTTGAAGATATCAATAACTTACCCGCAAGGGATTTCACTGCCATTACAATCGCTGTGCAAAATTTTTTGCTCAAGTAGGTCTTGGTAAAAAAGGCGCTGAACTGATCATGCGTGCTGCACTTTCGCTTTCGATGAGCACATATACGCCTGTTGGCTATTGGATGAGTATGCCGTTTGCCGAACTTGGCAAATGGCTTGAAATAGCCTCAGATATTCTAAAAGGAGGTGGCAGAAATAGCTAAAACATATGAGTTGGCAGTTGAAATTGCCGGTAAAGTAGATTCAAGCTTTAGCCAATCTTTTAAATCTGCCACTTCTGTTCTTCAGGAGTCTCAACATAAAGTACGCTCCTTAAAAAAGGAATTAAAAGAGCTTGAGCAGAACTATAAATCTGGTGCCATTTCTACAGAACAATATAAAGCAGCACAATCTAGGTTGACAGCCGAATTAAACAAGGCCGAACATGCACAAAAAAGGCTGGCGAGAGCTATTGAATTGCAGGGCAAGGCAGAAGCATTCCAGTCGAAAATGCGTGGCAAGATGCTTGGTGCCGTTGCTGCCGGAGCAACTCTTGCTGTCCCGGTGAAGCTTGCCGTAGATTTTGAGTCAGCTATGGCAGACGTGCGCAAGGTCATCGACTTTGAAACGCCGCAGCAGTTTAAAGAAATGGGGGAAGACATTCTAGCTCTTTCCCAGCGGATACCAATGGCAGCTCGTGGTTTGGCTGATATCGTGGCGGCGGCCGGGCAAGCAGGAATTGCAAGGAACGAACTACTTCCTTTTGCAGAAAGTGCAGCTAAAATGGGCGTCGCTTTCGACATTACGGCTGAACAGGCAGGGCAAATGATGGCTCAGTGGCGCACGGCTTTTAAAATGAGCCAAGAAGAAGTTAACGAGCTTGCAGATCAAATAAATTATCTTGGCAACACCACTGCCGCTTCTGCACCAAAGATATCAGACATAGTAACCAGAATTGGACCTTTAGGTGAGATAGGTGGAGCGACAGCAAGAGAGATAGCTGCTCTCGGTACAACAATGGTTAGCGTTGGCGTGGGGGAAGAAGTAGCTGCGACAGGAATTAAAAATCTCATTTTACGATTAACTTCAGGAGCATCTGCCACCAAAAAACAAAAAAATGCGTTTAAGGCGTTGGGATTAAGTGCAACACGAATGGCAAAAATGATGCAAGAGGATGCACAAGGCGCAATCCTTGCCGTTATTAATGCCCTAAGAAAAATTCCCGAGCATAAGCGTGCGGCTATATTGACCGATCTATTTGGTCGTGAGAGCGTTGCTGCAATAGCCCCTTTGGTGACAAACGTTGAGCAATTGGAAGAAAACCTGCGTAAGGTTGGTGACGCAACACAATATGCAGGAAGCATGGAAAAAGAATTTGAAGCAAGATCGGCAACAACAGCTAATAGCTTGCAACTTTTGATGAATACAATCACGAGGCTTGGCGTTGCTGTCGGCAGTGTTCTCTTGCCACCACTTGCCGAAATGGCTCATTCTGTTGCGCAGGTTATAGGTAGGGTTACCGATTGGATGAAAAAACATGAGGGGCTTACAAAGATTTTGGTATATGCTACATCAGCTGTGTTGGCCTTGAAAATTGCGATAGCTGTCGTAGGATTCGCAATCGGCTCTGTTTTAGTTAAGCTTGCAAGTTTTTATGTATGGATGGTAAAAAACAATATAGTCACTAAAATTGCGACTGTTTCGACTAAGGCCTGGGCGCTTGCTCAAAAAGGTCTTAACGTTGTTTTGGGCTTAAGTGGCAAGCTACTGTCTGTCGGCAAGCTCATAGCCTATAACGTCGCCACCAAGGCTGTAGCGCTTGGGACAAAGATGTGGACGGCAGCCCAATGGCTTCTTAACGCAGCCCTTTCGGCCAACCCGATAGGTCTCATTGTGATAGCTATTGCCGGTCTCATAGCTGGGCTCACCATCCTATACAAAAAAAGCGAGACTGTAAGGGCAATCATAAGCACATTGTGGGATACAATCGGTGCAGGACCACGTTCCATTGCGGCTGTTGTAGGCAAGTTATGGGATTTTATATCAGTCCTTGGCAAAATCAAAATACCTGACGTCTTTGTGAAATTATGGAGCGGGATTGCAGGCGGGGTATCTACTGCAATCGGTGCGGCTAAAACAGTAGCAAGCAAGATAGGCAGCATATTTGGCAAAATCAAAATACCTGACGTCAGCCTAATGCCCAATATTGTTTGGGATGTAGCAAAATTCCCATTTGAGGCGATCTCGGTTATCCCAGAAAAAATAGCAGGCATTATGGACAAAATCAAGC
This window contains:
- a CDS encoding phage major tail tube protein; this encodes MANQVPETLINFRVYLDGTDLIGVADVELPSVEAMTETVKGAGLAGEIDSPTLGHFGSMTCTLNWRTVEKPTLELAAQKAHNLDLRGASQIYDAGAGQYFVRPVRVVLRAIPKTSVNLGNLDVGVTAGASNVFEVVYLKVDVGGSTLIEIDKFNYICKINGIDYLLQVKAALGIE
- a CDS encoding phage tail assembly protein, yielding MKIKLSKPIMINGTEVKEINIDFDKLTGNDIINASREAQLLGENIVVPEFSKQYLAIVAAKASGINVEDINNLPARDFTAITIAVQNFLLK
- a CDS encoding phage tail tape measure protein translates to MAEIAKTYELAVEIAGKVDSSFSQSFKSATSVLQESQHKVRSLKKELKELEQNYKSGAISTEQYKAAQSRLTAELNKAEHAQKRLARAIELQGKAEAFQSKMRGKMLGAVAAGATLAVPVKLAVDFESAMADVRKVIDFETPQQFKEMGEDILALSQRIPMAARGLADIVAAAGQAGIARNELLPFAESAAKMGVAFDITAEQAGQMMAQWRTAFKMSQEEVNELADQINYLGNTTAASAPKISDIVTRIGPLGEIGGATAREIAALGTTMVSVGVGEEVAATGIKNLILRLTSGASATKKQKNAFKALGLSATRMAKMMQEDAQGAILAVINALRKIPEHKRAAILTDLFGRESVAAIAPLVTNVEQLEENLRKVGDATQYAGSMEKEFEARSATTANSLQLLMNTITRLGVAVGSVLLPPLAEMAHSVAQVIGRVTDWMKKHEGLTKILVYATSAVLALKIAIAVVGFAIGSVLVKLASFYVWMVKNNIVTKIATVSTKAWALAQKGLNVVLGLSGKLLSVGKLIAYNVATKAVALGTKMWTAAQWLLNAALSANPIGLIVIAIAGLIAGLTILYKKSETVRAIISTLWDTIGAGPRSIAAVVGKLWDFISVLGKIKIPDVFVKLWSGIAGGVSTAIGAAKTVASKIGSIFGKIKIPDVSLMPNIVWDVAKFPFEAISVIPEKIAGIMDKIKLPDIWVPFESMTANALKSVKDKMSNLITYLSNIAPIASLGKIYDALAYGAANAYSFVTDKFSQLFSYLSAIKWPESLGNLWSIITSGATSMFQTVTNALNWLIDKVNWFINKLNKIKLPSWLPLAGGKGVNIETIQRIETPTALPEHAEGGVFSAPHLAMVAEKGPEAILPLEKLLNIFKERKAVSTPAINITYSPASPVINIYEQGGISADRIRNEVLNAERRAQEEFEARLKAFMAQQRRLSYA